The DNA region CCGCCGGGCTGTGCTCAACCCGCGGCCCATCGCGGATCACGCCCGCTGAGCCCGACGATGCGATCGATGACGGGCGCGTCGTCCGGGACCGCAACCGCGGGTCCGAAGAGTCCTTCCGTTCCTGACGTGTCGAACTGCGCGAGATGGGTCAGACAGGCCTGGGCAGTGGCCGCATCGACGTCGTAGGGCTGGCCGGTAGCCCGGGCCACATCCCAGCCGTGGATGACCACCTCTGCCAGGGCCACCGACCCTGCCACGTCACCCGGCAGGTCGACGCCACCCGCCCGGGTCATCCCCGTCCAGGCGTCGGGCCGGGTCCAGGACTGCGCCAGCGCGGCGAGGTGCTCGGGATAGCTCCTGCGCCAATCCTGCTCCAGGCCAACCACTTCCTCGGGCGGTGTGTCGGTCAGCGGCCCGAGCTCCTTGCGGGCTGCCGCGGCGAACGCCACGGACAGCGCCCCGATGTGCGCCACCAACTCCCGCAACGTCATATCGGTGCACGGGGTGGCAGCATCGAGCTGGTCGTCTCTGACGTGGGCCAGTACCTCGATCGTGCGGCGGCACGGTTCGGTCAAATCGATCATGCGGTTATCGACCTGCGGTCGGGCCGAAACTCATCGCTCGTGCCAGGTACCGCCCAGGAAACGCGACTAATCTCGGTACACGTGCGCTTCGCCTTCAAAACATCACCCCAGAACACCACCTGGTCGGACATGCTCGCCGTCTGGAAGGCCGCCGACGACATCGATGTGTTCGAGTCGGGCTGGACCTTCGATCATTTCTATCCGATCTTCTCCGACCCCACCGGTCCCTGCCTGGAGGGCTGGGTGACGCTGACCGCGCTCGCCCAGGCCACCACCCGACTCCGGGTCGGCGTGCTTGTCACCGGCATCCAATACCGCCACCC from Mycobacterium sp. DL includes:
- a CDS encoding TIGR03086 family metal-binding protein, whose translation is MIDLTEPCRRTIEVLAHVRDDQLDAATPCTDMTLRELVAHIGALSVAFAAAARKELGPLTDTPPEEVVGLEQDWRRSYPEHLAALAQSWTRPDAWTGMTRAGGVDLPGDVAGSVALAEVVIHGWDVARATGQPYDVDAATAQACLTHLAQFDTSGTEGLFGPAVAVPDDAPVIDRIVGLSGRDPRWAAG